The following are from one region of the Anaerotignum faecicola genome:
- a CDS encoding GntR family transcriptional regulator, with product KKARVWRAVRSVCSHYDRVRYLDAIDTKANIQIFVEEHKTIYSSLLSGEIVDFDFPKFYEGHLATYRKHFRQMLEKYPEYFNL from the coding sequence GAAAAAGGCAAGAGTCTGGCGGGCAGTAAGGAGTGTCTGTTCCCACTATGACAGGGTCCGTTATCTCGATGCGATTGATACAAAGGCAAATATCCAGATTTTTGTGGAAGAGCATAAGACGATATATAGCAGCCTGCTGTCAGGAGAAATCGTTGACTTTGATTTTCCGAAGTTTTATGAAGGCCACCTGGCTACCTACCGAAAGCATTTTCGGCAGATGCTTGAGAAATATCCGGAATATTTTAATCTGTAA